One Spea bombifrons isolate aSpeBom1 chromosome 1, aSpeBom1.2.pri, whole genome shotgun sequence DNA window includes the following coding sequences:
- the AGA gene encoding N(4)-(beta-N-acetylglucosaminyl)-L-asparaginase isoform X1, whose protein sequence is MELRSPVMWVLWVLLRTAGSDPTRPLVINTWPFQRAAEAAWAVLEEGGSALDAVEQGCTQCEIDQCDGSVGYGGSPDEHGETTLDAMIMNGNTMEVGAVANLRRIKNAIGVARAVMEHTKHTFLVGESASLFAESMGFPSEDLTTNKSLTIYSKWLEQRCQPNFWKNVIPDASKSCGPYKPVRGLQNKKEIFLEKEINVHNHDTIGMVAIDKAGCVATGTSTNGATHKIPGRIGDSPIIGAGAYADSTVGGAAATGDGDTMMRFLPSYQAVEYMRMGADPTDACKKAILRIQKCSLQQNCWIHQVSLYSIQDRAEGPTGRSSGLLIASLLTGIEWINVVFYLWHRSVLYAYS, encoded by the exons ATGGAGCTTAGGAGTCCCGTAATGTGGGTGCTGTGGGTGCTGCTCCGCACCGCGGGCTCTGACCCCACGCGCCCACTTGTCATCAACACGTGGCCGTTCCAGAGGGCGGCGGAAGCAG CATGGGCGGTGTTGGAAGAAGGTGGATCGGCTCTGGATGCTGTAGAGCAAGGCTGTACGCAGTGTGAGATCGATCAATGTGATGGCAGCGTGGGTTATGGAGGCAGCCCTGATGAACATGGTGAAACCACCTTAGATGCCATGATTATGAATGG AAACACAATGGAAGTTGGAGCTGTTGCTAATCttagaagaataaaaaatgcaataggTGTAGCCAGAGCTGTCATGGAACACACTAAGCACACATTTTTAGTTGGAGAGTCAG CATCTTTGTTTGCTGAGAGCATGGGTTTTCCAAGTGAAGATTTAACCACCAACAAATCACTTACTATTTATTCAAAGTGGCTTGAGCAGAGGTGCCAGCCAAACTTTTGGAAG AACGTGATTCCTGATGCTTCTAAGTCATGTGGACCATATAAGCCTGTGAGAGGATTACAAAACAAGAAGGAGATTTTTCTTGAGAAAGAAATAAATGTGCATAACCATGATACAATAG GAATGGTTGCAATTGATAAAGCTGGATGTGTTGCCACAGGAACATCTACGAATGGTGCAACTCACAAAATCCCAGG GCGCATCGGAGATTCACCAATTATCGGGGCAGGAGCATACGCAGACAGCACGGTGGGTGGAGCAGCAGCCACAGGAGATGGCGACACCATGATGAGGTTTTTACCAAG ttaccAAGCTGTGGAGTACATGAGGATGGGAGCAGATCCCACAGACGCATGTAAAAAGGCCATTCTCAGAATACAGAA GTGCAGCCTGCAGCAAAACTGCTGGATTCACCAAGTTTCACTTTACAGTATTCAAGACCGGGCTGAAGGACCCACTGGAAGAAGTAGTGGACTGCTTATAGCATCTTTGCTGACCGGTATAGAATGGATCAACGTAGTGTTTTACTTGTGGCATAGGTCCGTCCTATATGCCTATAGCTAA
- the AGA gene encoding N(4)-(beta-N-acetylglucosaminyl)-L-asparaginase isoform X2: protein MELRSPVMWVLWVLLRTAGSDPTRPLVINTWPFQRAAEAAWAVLEEGGSALDAVEQGCTQCEIDQCDGSVGYGGSPDEHGETTLDAMIMNGNTMEVGAVANLRRIKNAIGVARAVMEHTKHTFLVGESASLFAESMGFPSEDLTTNKSLTIYSKWLEQRCQPNFWKNVIPDASKSCGPYKPVRGLQNKKEIFLEKEINVHNHDTIGMVAIDKAGCVATGTSTNGATHKIPGRIGDSPIIGAGAYADSTVGGAAATGDGDTMMRFLPSYQAVEYMRMGADPTDACKKAILRIQKYVKNFFGAVICANTTGSYGAACSKTAGFTKFHFTVFKTGLKDPLEEVVDCL, encoded by the exons ATGGAGCTTAGGAGTCCCGTAATGTGGGTGCTGTGGGTGCTGCTCCGCACCGCGGGCTCTGACCCCACGCGCCCACTTGTCATCAACACGTGGCCGTTCCAGAGGGCGGCGGAAGCAG CATGGGCGGTGTTGGAAGAAGGTGGATCGGCTCTGGATGCTGTAGAGCAAGGCTGTACGCAGTGTGAGATCGATCAATGTGATGGCAGCGTGGGTTATGGAGGCAGCCCTGATGAACATGGTGAAACCACCTTAGATGCCATGATTATGAATGG AAACACAATGGAAGTTGGAGCTGTTGCTAATCttagaagaataaaaaatgcaataggTGTAGCCAGAGCTGTCATGGAACACACTAAGCACACATTTTTAGTTGGAGAGTCAG CATCTTTGTTTGCTGAGAGCATGGGTTTTCCAAGTGAAGATTTAACCACCAACAAATCACTTACTATTTATTCAAAGTGGCTTGAGCAGAGGTGCCAGCCAAACTTTTGGAAG AACGTGATTCCTGATGCTTCTAAGTCATGTGGACCATATAAGCCTGTGAGAGGATTACAAAACAAGAAGGAGATTTTTCTTGAGAAAGAAATAAATGTGCATAACCATGATACAATAG GAATGGTTGCAATTGATAAAGCTGGATGTGTTGCCACAGGAACATCTACGAATGGTGCAACTCACAAAATCCCAGG GCGCATCGGAGATTCACCAATTATCGGGGCAGGAGCATACGCAGACAGCACGGTGGGTGGAGCAGCAGCCACAGGAGATGGCGACACCATGATGAGGTTTTTACCAAG ttaccAAGCTGTGGAGTACATGAGGATGGGAGCAGATCCCACAGACGCATGTAAAAAGGCCATTCTCAGAATACAGAAGTATGTTAAAAACTTCTTTGGGGCTGTGATCTGCGCTAACACTACAGGAAGCTATG GTGCAGCCTGCAGCAAAACTGCTGGATTCACCAAGTTTCACTTTACAGTATTCAAGACCGGGCTGAAGGACCCACTGGAAGAAGTAGTGGACTGCTTATAG
- the NEIL3 gene encoding endonuclease 8-like 3 isoform X1 — MVEGPGCTLNGEKIRARVSPGQAVQALRGSAVTSQKSNAQPFPSRACVLPSLVGCSFTGVETLGKELFLYFGAKSLRVHFGMNGSMRINPTENKDRNGHPAALELKLARDVICFYDSTFDIRNALDCQEKVRLFGDLDACSPKFSFARAECEVKKQGSRILCDVLLDQNVLPGVGNIIKNEALFDSGLHPAVQAGLLTDAQVSHLVKMTRDFTLLFYKCRKSGAALYKHYKVYKKPNCGQCGAKITVCRLGENNRMTYFCPGCQKDNPQRVDVSKLPTRNSLIGWACRQGSQVKEDVARRDEEQWSCGMCTLINKPSDKQCDACLTPRPQGSSSVSNNDTEDIDIDLVKYPCNNFGKPLSEVKLNRRTAFGNVTLVMSDFSTNSTSRNMNTNPLPNHNSLLETSVNNEYGNSKTTSKRRDCENEQGANTFNMFNGGLAPDNWSSLNHPQKKMKNDDPAPKCNSSISSPVSSPRVNLTGGTSALNKSSPLCGKHQRPCTLQVVRKDGDNKGRQFYTCSLPRETRCEFFEWADLHFPSCHHAKRCVMRTVLKIGPNNGKNFYSCPLGKDKQCGFFEWAK, encoded by the exons AAGTCAAATGCTCAGCCATTTCCCTCCCGCGCATGTGTTTTACCTTCACTTGTCGGATGCAGTTTTACCGGTGTAGAAACCTTAGGGAAGGAgctttttctgtattttggaGCAAAATCATTACG AGTACACTTTGGCATGAATGGGTCGATGCGGATTAATCCAACTGAGAACAAGGACAGAAACGGACACCCAGCTGCTTTGGAACTGAAACTTGCAAGGGATGTGATTTGCTTCTATGACTCTACATTTGACATTAG AAATGCCTTGGATTGTCAAGAGAAAGTAAGATTGTTTGGAGATTTGGACGCTTGCTCCCCTAAATTTAGTTTTGCGAGAGCAGAATGTGAGGTTAAGAAACAGGGGAGTCGTATTCTCTGTGATGTGCTGCTTGATCAGAATGTGTTGCCTGGAGTTGggaacattattaaaaatgaagctCTTTTTGATAGTGGTCTACATCCTGCAGTACAG GCAGGTCTTCTAACAGATGCACAAGTAAGCCATCTAGTGAAAATGACAAGGGACTTCACTCTTCTGTTTTATAAG TGTCGAAAGTCTGGTGCAGCCCTTTACAAACACTACAAAGTGTACAAAAAGCCGAACTGTGGCCAGTGTGGTGCAAAGATCACGGTTTGCCGCCTCGGAgagaacaatagaatgacttaCTTTTGCCCTGGGTGTCAGAAGGATAACCCCCAACGTGTTGATGTAAG TAAGCTGCCAACAAGAAATAGTCTTATTGGGTGGGCATGTAGACAAGGATCACAAGTAAAAGAAGATGTGGCAAGACGTGATGAAGAACAGTGGTCGTGTGGCATGTGTACACTCATAAACAAGCCTTCAGACAAACAATGTGACGCTTGTCTAACTCCAAGGCCACAAG GTTCCTCAAGTGTATCCAATAACGATACTGAAGATATTGACATTGACCTGGTTAAATATCCTTGTAATAATTTTGGAAAGCCACTCTCTGAGGTGAAGTTAAATAGAAGAACAGCATTTGGAAACGTAACGTTGGTGATGTCTGATTTTAGTACAAACAGCACTTCACGTAATATGAATACCAATCCACTTCCTAACCATAACTCTCTTCTTGAGACTTCAGTAAATAATGAATACGGTAACTCAAAGACCACAAGTAAGAGAAGGGATTGTGAAAATGAGCAGGGGGCAAATACTTTCAATATGTTCAACGGTGGTTTGGCACCAGACAACTGGAGTTCCCTTAATCACCcacagaagaaaatgaagaacgATGACCCAGCGCCAAAATGCAATTCTAGCATCAGCTCACCAGTgag TTCACCGCGTGTTAACCTGACAGGTGGCACTtctgctttaaataaaagtagcCCTCTCTGTGGTAAACACCAGCGTCCATGTACACTCCAGGTTGTAAGGAAGGATGGCGATAACAAGGGGAGGCAATTTTATACTTGTTCCCTTCCCAGAGAAACACGCTGTGAGTTTTTTGAA TGGGCAGACTTACATTTTCCTTCCTGCCACCATGCGAAACGGTGTGTTATGAGAACAGTGCTGAAGATTGGTCCAAATAACGGAAAGAATTTTTATTCTTGTCCATTAGGCAAGGATAAGCAATGTGGTTTCTTTGAATGGGCAAAATGA
- the NEIL3 gene encoding endonuclease 8-like 3 isoform X2 codes for MVEGPGCTLNGEKIRARVSPGQAVQALRGSAVTSQKSNAQPFPSRACVLPSLVGCSFTGVETLGKELFLYFGAKSLRVHFGMNGSMRINPTENKDRNGHPAALELKLARDVICFYDSTFDIRNALDCQEKAGLLTDAQVSHLVKMTRDFTLLFYKCRKSGAALYKHYKVYKKPNCGQCGAKITVCRLGENNRMTYFCPGCQKDNPQRVDVSKLPTRNSLIGWACRQGSQVKEDVARRDEEQWSCGMCTLINKPSDKQCDACLTPRPQGSSSVSNNDTEDIDIDLVKYPCNNFGKPLSEVKLNRRTAFGNVTLVMSDFSTNSTSRNMNTNPLPNHNSLLETSVNNEYGNSKTTSKRRDCENEQGANTFNMFNGGLAPDNWSSLNHPQKKMKNDDPAPKCNSSISSPVSSPRVNLTGGTSALNKSSPLCGKHQRPCTLQVVRKDGDNKGRQFYTCSLPRETRCEFFEWADLHFPSCHHAKRCVMRTVLKIGPNNGKNFYSCPLGKDKQCGFFEWAK; via the exons AAGTCAAATGCTCAGCCATTTCCCTCCCGCGCATGTGTTTTACCTTCACTTGTCGGATGCAGTTTTACCGGTGTAGAAACCTTAGGGAAGGAgctttttctgtattttggaGCAAAATCATTACG AGTACACTTTGGCATGAATGGGTCGATGCGGATTAATCCAACTGAGAACAAGGACAGAAACGGACACCCAGCTGCTTTGGAACTGAAACTTGCAAGGGATGTGATTTGCTTCTATGACTCTACATTTGACATTAG AAATGCCTTGGATTGTCAAGAGAAA GCAGGTCTTCTAACAGATGCACAAGTAAGCCATCTAGTGAAAATGACAAGGGACTTCACTCTTCTGTTTTATAAG TGTCGAAAGTCTGGTGCAGCCCTTTACAAACACTACAAAGTGTACAAAAAGCCGAACTGTGGCCAGTGTGGTGCAAAGATCACGGTTTGCCGCCTCGGAgagaacaatagaatgacttaCTTTTGCCCTGGGTGTCAGAAGGATAACCCCCAACGTGTTGATGTAAG TAAGCTGCCAACAAGAAATAGTCTTATTGGGTGGGCATGTAGACAAGGATCACAAGTAAAAGAAGATGTGGCAAGACGTGATGAAGAACAGTGGTCGTGTGGCATGTGTACACTCATAAACAAGCCTTCAGACAAACAATGTGACGCTTGTCTAACTCCAAGGCCACAAG GTTCCTCAAGTGTATCCAATAACGATACTGAAGATATTGACATTGACCTGGTTAAATATCCTTGTAATAATTTTGGAAAGCCACTCTCTGAGGTGAAGTTAAATAGAAGAACAGCATTTGGAAACGTAACGTTGGTGATGTCTGATTTTAGTACAAACAGCACTTCACGTAATATGAATACCAATCCACTTCCTAACCATAACTCTCTTCTTGAGACTTCAGTAAATAATGAATACGGTAACTCAAAGACCACAAGTAAGAGAAGGGATTGTGAAAATGAGCAGGGGGCAAATACTTTCAATATGTTCAACGGTGGTTTGGCACCAGACAACTGGAGTTCCCTTAATCACCcacagaagaaaatgaagaacgATGACCCAGCGCCAAAATGCAATTCTAGCATCAGCTCACCAGTgag TTCACCGCGTGTTAACCTGACAGGTGGCACTtctgctttaaataaaagtagcCCTCTCTGTGGTAAACACCAGCGTCCATGTACACTCCAGGTTGTAAGGAAGGATGGCGATAACAAGGGGAGGCAATTTTATACTTGTTCCCTTCCCAGAGAAACACGCTGTGAGTTTTTTGAA TGGGCAGACTTACATTTTCCTTCCTGCCACCATGCGAAACGGTGTGTTATGAGAACAGTGCTGAAGATTGGTCCAAATAACGGAAAGAATTTTTATTCTTGTCCATTAGGCAAGGATAAGCAATGTGGTTTCTTTGAATGGGCAAAATGA
- the NEIL3 gene encoding endonuclease 8-like 3 isoform X3 — protein MVEGPGCTLNGEKIRARVSPGQAVQALRGSAVTSQKSNAQPFPSRACVLPSLVGCSFTGVETLGKELFLYFGAKSLRVHFGMNGSMRINPTENKDRNGHPAALELKLARDVICFYDSTFDIRNALDCQEKVRLFGDLDACSPKFSFARAECEVKKQGSRILCDVLLDQNVLPGVGNIIKNEALFDSGLHPAVQAGLLTDAQVSHLVKMTRDFTLLFYKCRKSGAALYKHYKVYKKPNCGQCGAKITVCRLGENNRMTYFCPGCQKDNPQRVDVSKLPTRNSLIGWACRQGSQVKEDVARRDEEQWSCGMCTLINKPSDKQCDACLTPRPQGSSSVSNNDTEDIDIDLVKYPCNNFGKPLSEVKLNRRTAFGNVTLVMSDFSTNSTSRNMNTNPLPNHNSLLETSVNNEYGNSKTTSKRRDCENEQGANTFNMFNGGLAPDNWSSLNHPQKKMKNDDPAPKCNSSISSPVSGQTYIFLPATMRNGVL, from the exons AAGTCAAATGCTCAGCCATTTCCCTCCCGCGCATGTGTTTTACCTTCACTTGTCGGATGCAGTTTTACCGGTGTAGAAACCTTAGGGAAGGAgctttttctgtattttggaGCAAAATCATTACG AGTACACTTTGGCATGAATGGGTCGATGCGGATTAATCCAACTGAGAACAAGGACAGAAACGGACACCCAGCTGCTTTGGAACTGAAACTTGCAAGGGATGTGATTTGCTTCTATGACTCTACATTTGACATTAG AAATGCCTTGGATTGTCAAGAGAAAGTAAGATTGTTTGGAGATTTGGACGCTTGCTCCCCTAAATTTAGTTTTGCGAGAGCAGAATGTGAGGTTAAGAAACAGGGGAGTCGTATTCTCTGTGATGTGCTGCTTGATCAGAATGTGTTGCCTGGAGTTGggaacattattaaaaatgaagctCTTTTTGATAGTGGTCTACATCCTGCAGTACAG GCAGGTCTTCTAACAGATGCACAAGTAAGCCATCTAGTGAAAATGACAAGGGACTTCACTCTTCTGTTTTATAAG TGTCGAAAGTCTGGTGCAGCCCTTTACAAACACTACAAAGTGTACAAAAAGCCGAACTGTGGCCAGTGTGGTGCAAAGATCACGGTTTGCCGCCTCGGAgagaacaatagaatgacttaCTTTTGCCCTGGGTGTCAGAAGGATAACCCCCAACGTGTTGATGTAAG TAAGCTGCCAACAAGAAATAGTCTTATTGGGTGGGCATGTAGACAAGGATCACAAGTAAAAGAAGATGTGGCAAGACGTGATGAAGAACAGTGGTCGTGTGGCATGTGTACACTCATAAACAAGCCTTCAGACAAACAATGTGACGCTTGTCTAACTCCAAGGCCACAAG GTTCCTCAAGTGTATCCAATAACGATACTGAAGATATTGACATTGACCTGGTTAAATATCCTTGTAATAATTTTGGAAAGCCACTCTCTGAGGTGAAGTTAAATAGAAGAACAGCATTTGGAAACGTAACGTTGGTGATGTCTGATTTTAGTACAAACAGCACTTCACGTAATATGAATACCAATCCACTTCCTAACCATAACTCTCTTCTTGAGACTTCAGTAAATAATGAATACGGTAACTCAAAGACCACAAGTAAGAGAAGGGATTGTGAAAATGAGCAGGGGGCAAATACTTTCAATATGTTCAACGGTGGTTTGGCACCAGACAACTGGAGTTCCCTTAATCACCcacagaagaaaatgaagaacgATGACCCAGCGCCAAAATGCAATTCTAGCATCAGCTCACCAGTgag TGGGCAGACTTACATTTTCCTTCCTGCCACCATGCGAAACGGTGTGTTATGA